tataaCGCTAAGCTGAAAAATAATATTATaccgacggatagataattagaccgaaggccgagtctattttattatatataggaccGTTACCTCCTAGTCTAGACGAAATAGAAGATTAAGCaatttaatacctttattatcTCTTttacctattttatctctttattactattaccccttttgtctctatatatccctatttccttTTTATCTTTAtcttcctctgcctttatccctctttcttatacGCTGCTCCCATCCTATACTAATATactaaaaatagctagcgcGGTATAAAGGCGGGGCGCGGGCTAAAAAAAAAGTAAAATAGCTTTATAACTAAAGAAAATAGGCTTTATAAATAGTAATACTTTTAAATTAAgctatttttattattatataaattaaaataatattatattaataattttAATATTTAAGATAGTATATAAttttaaataaatatattatatataaattagctatttttatatatatataataggctatatattatatatcGAGTTTTTATAGATATATCGCAATTTAATAGCTAACTAAGAGGTATATATCTTAGTTTCCGCAGGACTTAAACGGGCATACATAACACCCGGACTCTTATGCATAACGGCTAACCCGCAATGGGTaggtgggggaggggcaggagCGATACGTCCATATGGGGTCATGGTCAAGAATGGGGctgaaaaaaaaaagtcgaGAATGTCAAATGGGCAGCATGACTTGACCTTTCTAGCGTGTATCTCAGGCGTGCCCTTCGCCAACGCCGGGCTTTAGAACCACGACAGGAACCAATCGATCAATCCGACTTCGGGATCAAACAGGCCATACTCAACCCCCTCTGGAAGTCTGGGACGACCTGCACAGCCTAGGCACCCCCGACCGATGATGGGCGACCTCCGAATTCTTCTGATAGGCAATGGCGGCCGTGAGCACGCTCTGGCCTGGAAATTAAGCCAGTCCCCCCGGGTCGAGTCAATATTTGCTGTACCCGGAAATGGGGGCACCGCGACGTGCCCTAAGGTGAACAATGTCGCTTCGGTCTCAGCAGACGACTTCCCGGGTCTAGTTGCGTTCGCCGAGGGTAATGGAGTGAATCTCGTTGTGCCCGGGCCTGAAGCACCTCTCGTGGATGGAGTGGAAGGATTCTTCAGAAAGGCCGGGATCCCATGCTTTGGGCCATCGAAAGAAGCAGCTCGTTTGGAAGGCAGCAAGACCTACTCGAAAGATTTCATGAAGAAGTATAACatcccgacggcggcatACGAAAACTTTTCCGATTATACACAAGCTATCGCGTACGTCGAGAGTGTCAATTACGATATCGTCATCAAAGCTACCGGTCTTGCTGCCGGCAAGGGCGTTATTCTTCCGCAGACaaaggaggaggccaaggaagcGCTGAGGCAGATCATGGTTGATCGAGTCTTTGgtgacgctggcggcgaggtggtcATCGAGGAGCTTCTGCTCGGTGACGAGCTAAGCGTCCTCACATTCTGCGACGGATATACTTTCAAGTCGCTGCCTTTGGCGCAAGACCACAAGCGGATCTTCGAGGGAGACCAAGGGCCCAACACAGGCGGCATGGGCTGTTACGCGCCCACGAATATTGCCACCAAGGAGCTCACGGAGCGGATCGACAAGGAGATCCTCGAACCTACCATATCCGGCATGCGGCGGGAACGGCAACCGTTCCGCGGTGTTTTGTTCACAGGCCTGATGATAACTAGGTCCGGCCCCAAGGTGCTTGAGTATAACGTACGATTCGGCGACCCCGAGACCCAGACTGTTCTGCCACTGCTCTCAGCAGACACGGACCTCGCAGACATCATGCTTGCTTGCACCAGAGGTTACCTTGATGACTGCCATCTGAAGGTCGAGAATAGATTCAGCGCAACcgttgtcctcgccgccggcggctaTCCGGGGTCGTATGCAAAGGGCACACCGATGAAAGTTCAGGCTCCGAAGGCAGGCAGCACAATTTTCCACGCCGGGACTAAGCTAGAGGGTGGCCAGCTGAAGACTTCTGGGGGGCGTGTCATCGCCATCAACTCGGTCGGAGACACCCTCAAAGCCGCCGTGGATGCCTCTTATGCTGCCCTGTCGTTGGGTGTCATCGACTTTGAGGGCATGTTTTTCCGGAAGGACATAGCCCACCGGGCATTCAGGTCACCTAGCAAGGAAGCCATGACATATGCGCAAGCTGGTGTCGACATTCAAGCGGGCAATGAATTTGTCGAGAAAATCAAAAAGGCAGTAGCCAGCACCAAGCGCCCAGGGGCGGATGCCGAAATTGGGGGCTTTGGTGGCGAGATCGACCTGGCTCAATGCGGCTTTCCCGATGCACCCGTTCTGGTGGGGGCCATCGATGGCGTTGGGACAAAGCTCATGATTGCTCAGACCATGAAGAAGCATGACACGGTTGGCATTGATTTGGTGGCCATGAATGTCAACGATCTGATCGTGCAAGGCGCGACGCCGCTCATGTTCCTCGACTACTACGGCTGCAGCAAGCTTGATTTGGCCTCTGCTGCCTCGTTTGTCGAAGGCGTCGCCGATGGCTGTCGTCAAGCTGGGTGCGCCCTGGTAGGAGGTGAGACGGCTGAAATGCCGGGTATGTACCAGGGTGAAGACTACGATGCAGCGGGCTGTGCCGTTGGCGCAgtctcgccgtcgggcaGACTGCCGAACAAGGAAgccatggaggagggcgacgtctTGTTGGGGCTGGGATCGCATGGTGTCCACTCCAACGGGTTTTCGCTCGTTCGCAGGATTGTGCAGCGTGCTGGCCTCGGATACGGGTCGGCAGCACCGTGGGATGCATCAAAGACGGTCGGCGAGTCCTTGCTGACTCCTACTCGCATCTACGTCAAAAGTCTTCTGCGGGTCCTGGACCAGATCAAGGGCCTCGCGCACAtcacaggcggcggcctcacCGAGAACGTGCCCCGCATGCTCCCGCAGTCGCTTGCAGCGGAGATTGAGTTTGGCACCTGGGACATCCCTCATGTCTTCGGGTGGCTGAAGGCAAGTGGCAACGTTGCGCCGGCTGAGATGTGCCGCACTTTCAATGCTGGAATCGGCATGGTAATCGCTGTCGAATCGTCCAAGGCCGATGCCGTGGTCCAAGCGTTGAGTGAATCGGAAAGGGTTTTCAAGATTGGACGACTTGTCCATCGCGGCGAAGGGAAGGAGGGTTGCGTAATTCGAGGCCTAGATTCTTGGGCGTGAGCATCTTCTGGTTGGGGTGGGAAGGAGAAGTCAAGCGCagggcggtggtgccgccTTTGCACGTCGTGGTCACTGGAGGTGCATATTATCCAAGCGGCGCGGTCAGGCGCCGTCTATTACACTGGCAGTTGTCTGGCTGGCACTTAGTGATGGGGAGGACGCGCAACAggacgagacgacggggTCTTGAATCgcgaaagaaaaaaaaattggTGCGGTGGCCGGCTGCGCAGAGTAGCTCAACAGTTGCGGGCGCATGGTCAGTATACTTTTTTCCATCTACGTTACCCGCTCCTGGTATAGGGCCCAGTAGTGTTGTCACATGGAATCATACCCCCTCCCGGCCTCCCTTGTTCGCTTTCCATTATCGGTGCTCTCGTGCACTCACCAATAGGCCGTGCCCATGGCGTCCATGTGCCTACCCTGCAGCTGCGGAAACGGCGTGTAATCGCTGCGCTGGCGACCGATGCTCTCCCACGTCATTGGCCCACCTCTCCTCACTGACGACGATCCTGCAAGCATTGGTTGAGCAGCCAGAGACGGTCGGTCTGATATATAATTTCCCCCGAGTCGCAAAGCTCAACCTGCTCGctggacccccccccccccttcttttcCTTACACCTCACCCGAGATACGGCTCAGTATGCGTTAGGCGGGCTTGCCATTGAGTGCTCCGTGGCGTTTCCATGTGTAATCACGACTTTCAATAAACAACGTACTCGGTCTCCCACTAACCACTGCACTGCCGTCGCAATGCTGCAACATCTACACTGGCGTTAGTCATTTCCCTCACCTCAGACAAGAAAAGGACACTGCTCACACTCGTTCAGCCTTCGAGGCACTCGCTGCCAGCGCTGGTGCCTCACCAGATGAATGTTCGTCATCATCAAGCAACGGCTCCCTCCTCCCAAAGAACATAAGAGGATTCGCTGATCCTGTAGCTCCTCAGTGAAGATAATTTTCTCCTTTCTCCTATCATATCCGCTTGCCGGGCTCTTGAAGCGAGTCCCGGACACGAAACCCCTGCGCAAAAACCTGTTCATCATTTGGTACGGCTCGACCCACCTGGGCTAGCTTTTCACTGACTGACCGGGTAGCACCTCCGTCTTTTatctcgtcggcctcttcgaCCTGTGGAGTGGCCTCTTCACGCTGTGTCTGACCGCTACCGGCACTTATTGCATCGCAAAATACCTTCGCAGGAGCCCGTACATGCCATGGATCGGCTTTTTCTTCGTAATGGGCCACATGTCAATCAGTCATATACATCGCCAAGCCGTTGACAAGCCTTCCTCAGTCGATATCACCGGTGCTCAGATGGTGCTCGTCATGAAGCTGAGCGCCTTCTGTTGGAACGTTGCCGATGGCCAGTTGCCACCCGACAAGCTCTCCGATCTGCAACGGGACCGGGCCCTGCCGCACCTCCCGTCTGCTCTCGATTTTGCTGCGTATGTCCTCTTCTTCCcgggcttgcttgctggccCGGCATTTGACTACGCCGAATACCGCCGGTGGATAGACACGTCCATGTTTGACGTTCCTGCGGACATCGAcccggccaagaagcccCCGGTGAGGAAAAAGCGCAAGATCCCGCGCAGCGGCACCCCAGCCGCCTTCAAGGCCGCCAGAGGCCTGACCTGGATCGGCCTGTTTGTGGCCCTATCCGGCCGCTTTGGCCACGAGCAGCTTATCGCCAACTCTTTCATGCGCCACGGCCTTCTTCACCGCATTTGGATCATGTACATGGTCAACTTGGTGACGCGACTCAAGTACTACGGCGTGTGGACGCTGACGGAGGGCTCTTGCATACTCGCCGGGTTGGGATACAATGGCGTGGACCCCGTCACTGGCAAGGTGTCGTGGAACCGTCTGCAAAACGTAGACCCCTGGATGGTAGAGACCGCCCAGAACCCGAGGAGCTACCTCGCCGGGTGGAACATAAACACAAACAACTGGCTGCGCAACTATGTTTACCTGCGCGTGACGCCGAGGGGCAAGAAACCCGGATTCCGCGCCAGCATGACAACTTTTATTACTAGCGCCTTTTGGCACGGCTTCTACCCTGGCTACTACATGACATTTGTTCTCGCAAGTTTGATACAGACGGCTGCGAAGAGTGAGTCCCAAATGACATGCACTCTCTCGTGCGCGGGCGACTGCACCGATACCCATGCTGACTTGCTATGGCCCAAGACTTTCGTCGGCTAGTGCGCCCATTCTTTCTCGATCCCGTCACTGGTGACCCCGGGCCGAACAAGAAGTACTATGATGCCGTTAGCTTCGTGGTCACCCAACTGACATTCTCTTTCGCCACGACTCCGTTCCTAGTTCTCAGCTTCGGTGGCTCGATGTTGGCATGGAGTCGTGTGTATTTTTACGGCTTCGCTTGGACCATCATATCATTGGTTTTCTTCGCCTCTTCCGGCAAGGCGAAGCTACGCGGACTTCTCGAGAAGAGGCAGGGCAAAGCCAGCACCAAACTAGTGAGGTCCATCAGCACCGAAAGCCTCACCGGCAAGGATCCGATCCTGGGAATTTCCAAGGACCCCGAGCGCGATGTGAACGAAGCCGTTGAAGAAATTAGGGCTGAAGTCGAAGCTCGTCAAAGAAAGAAGACAACTTAGAGGCGAGAGCCCAGATGTGATGACGCAGGATAGCCCGTGCACCACGTTGTCGTGCGTATACGAGATAGGATGGATGTGCACGTTCGGAGTCACCTTCAACTACTTTGCCATAGTGAATTTATTACAACGTGAACTGTTCGTCCCTATATATATGTCCATCATAAAACTTGCTATGTACCACGCCCTCGTCAGTCGTGGCAGAAAAAAATTTCTCGAACGCAACGGGTCTCCTCTAATATCGATTCTGACCTTCAGCCTAGCATCAAATCATTTGAACATATAGAGTATCGCAACTATCGGTCCCAACAAAAGTAAGTAGGCTGAGGGCCGAAGGTTAGGAATCCCTGCGTCTTGGATGGAGTCGCTAGGCGTAACAAAGAGATAAAATAGCCAAAAAACCCGCTAGTGCTGGTGCAAAGAAGCACGCATTAGAATCGTTTCGTAATCTCGTATTAACTCGTCACCAAAGCGATGCTTCGAAAATCGCTAAAGATTTGTCGTCTCGACGCTGCCCCCGTTCGTATCAATGTCCCAGACAGTCGTTGATCATGACTTCCATTGTTGCTTGACTCCGGTAACGATGAGCGCCGCGATAGCGCCCAAGACAAACAGCCCGACAATGGCCATGGCTCTGTTAAGACTTCTCCACCACTGCGCGCGGCTATATCGACGAGCGCAAGAAGCGTAGACGTTTCGGCTAGTTTCCGGTCGCAGATCAAGATGACCCGTGCTCTGGTAAGACTCCGTCATTTCAAATAGCGGTTGCGATGGGAGCGGAAGGAAGGATGCCACCATCCATGCTAATAATGTCAGGTCCTTGCGTGTTCTTCGCCATCGGGATGCATCCATGCTCACCAAAAGGAAATATGAAGCCCAAAACAAACAGGATAGGCTGGATGTTCCGAGCCACAGACACGGGCTCGTCAGTTGACCAGATGGTAGACGGGGGCTCCCAAATGGGGTATCTCTTGAATCTTCTGTCCCGACCAAGGTGCGGGGACCAGATACTTGATGTCTGCTTGCGTATAACGCGTGCAGCGGCTAAAGGCGGACACGGGCTTATGCGATCAACGTTCTCCTGCGGGTGGAAGGCCTTATTACTCTGGCATAAATGctctcgtgggcggcgccgggggtTTTGAATTGTGGATGGGAGTCTCTCGGCGCTTGGCGATCTGTTCTGCGAGGCATTAAATCGAGCGCCGTCTTCGAAAATAGAGTACAAAGACTCAGAGGACAGCTGTGCGGCCAAAAAGCGTCGTTCCCCACTGCCGTAATATAGCCTGCCCATGAGTGTTTCTGTTAGCAAGAATTGGTCTTGGATGGGCAGTGGTATTCAGTGCTTCCAGCCTTACCTAGCCCAAGCGGGAATTGAGGATCGACTGAGACTGTTGCTACGTGAGCTGCCAGATGATCGCAGATTGCGATCTGAAGAATGGCTAGACAGAAAACTGTATAGCCGTGCGCGGAAAGGTCCATTCAAGTCTTCCAGATCTGCAAGACCGTCGCCGTGTTCATCCTGGTCCCGTATGAGGCGTATGCTATTGCTGCCTTGTTCGCGTATCCCTGGCCGCCAAACGGCCGCTGGAGGGGGCCCTATTTGTTCCCCCTCGGTTGAAGTTGAGGGGGTAGCGACTCCACCAAACGCCACGGCGATTGGTGAAGTGTCTAGCCCTGACTGACGACTCGTGAGATTCAGTGGTGAGAGCGAACGGGAGGGGCCAGCGCTGGCTCCTTCGCTTTCAGAAATGACTGTTGACAAGGCGGAGCTCCAGTGATGGTTCTGAGGAACCCTCCCCCGTGAGCTGACCACTGTTGCCCGAACGAGATTCGGCGAACCATCTGAGTTACCACCCGGCATGTGTATGGCGACAGGCCCGGCAAATAGCGAGCGTGTAGCTTCCTCGATGACAGCCGTCGAGATGGAGCTCAGAGATGCAGTTTGTATTGAGTCCCGGGAACGGGCCCGGTACAGGGCAGAGCGGTCGGATGTGCTTGCTTTGACAGTTCTTAGTGGCGGCACCAACAAGCTTTCCCTCGAATACTCGGGTCTCAGACATTCCGCGACAGGACTGGGAGCAGATAGCGGAATATGGCCACCATGAAGAATATAGTTGGATTCACTCCCcgaggttggcggcggttgggagtcgtcgacggaATGGTCGGAAGATGACTCGCCCAATATATCAACATTGGCAGGCTCCGAAACAGATATAGACTGATtggaggcgtcgtcgccgctgccgagcgtAGTGGTGGAGCCACCGGAGCCGACCGCTGGGGCTAAGACGTAAGTCTTGAAATTAGATCGCTCAGATAACGTTGATGGCGACCGTGAAGAGCTCACGGAAAACGTGGCATACGGCCCTGACGCGACGACAGCGGGTGATGCCTCAGCCGATGATAATGGTGCGTGGCGTGCGTCGTCGGGGGCAGGGACAGGGTTCGAGGCCACGTGCCGTACTTTGCGCACACCTCCGACGAAGTGGTAATCCCAGGGTGAGTCTGCAGAAGAATCTGGATTGATGGATGCAGAAGAGCCGCAAGTGGATGCGTGTTCGACCAGCGGCGTCAGTGGCGAGCTCGGTcggtcctcggccagcagaTCCGAAGATGAGAAGTCGTATGAGGTGCTATGGACTGTCGACGAGTAGCGGGGAGATCGAAGGGAACCGTTAGCAGACGAGGCTGTGCCTGATTGAGGAACCAGACTGAATGTCTTGTCTGAATGCACGCTGACGACTTTCTTGGGCCGACGCTGAGCGGCTGAcggcggagaaggagaaggagaaggagaaggagttGCATGAGATAGGAGCCTTGTAGAAGTCGGCAAGGAAGACaatgatggtgacgacggtgaGAGGGTCGTCCAGTTTGTTGCAGCATTGGAACAGCCGGTATGGCCaggggggcgggcatggGTCGACGCGGGTTCGGCAAGTTGGTCGCCCTGGTTGGGAGGGTAGCTGGACTTGGGAGCGACCACGCCGTCAGACTCGTGCGATGGAGGGCATGTTGCGGACGTAGGAGGCGAAGCGTCAGAGCTGAGACGTGGCGGGCTGTACGGGACGAGACGAATCTGTAACCTGTTGCGCTCCGAGGGGGACCGTTCATGCAACGCCCGGCGCTTCGGcgaagatggtggcggcggagttGACATGCTCTCGCCTTGCCACTCCCTGTTGCGCAACGCGGGTTGCATTGCCCGGGCCCATGGCCTTGCTTTGACCTGCCAATCGGTGCCTATGCACGTTGAGAGCGTTGATTGCGACCTCACACGTCCAGCTGTCAACGCAGGCgggccgacgtcgcgggtGAAACGAAACGGAGCCTAAATAGCGTCCCGGTCTTGCTGCCTTTGCGGAGAATCAGAGTATGCCTCTTTGGAAGCTGAATAAGTATCGGTTGTCTGGTTGCAAGGGGCAGGAAGCCTATTGCTTGGTCGAGTCGGGATTATGATTACTGGAAATGCTTCATGTCTATGGTGTCTTGGGCGAATGGCGAAGTGCGGGCGTGTAATGGTACAAGAGAGGCCTCTTGGGAGAGTGACAAAATCGCAAATCGTCGTGGTGATCGTGGTCGTCGTTACCAAGGAAAACCGTAACGGGTGAATGTGAA
Above is a genomic segment from Purpureocillium takamizusanense chromosome 2, complete sequence containing:
- the ade1 gene encoding Bifunctional purine biosynthetic protein ADE1 (COG:F~EggNog:ENOG503NXWQ) translates to MMGDLRILLIGNGGREHALAWKLSQSPRVESIFAVPGNGGTATCPKVNNVASVSADDFPGLVAFAEGNGVNLVVPGPEAPLVDGVEGFFRKAGIPCFGPSKEAARLEGSKTYSKDFMKKYNIPTAAYENFSDYTQAIAYVESVNYDIVIKATGLAAGKGVILPQTKEEAKEALRQIMVDRVFGDAGGEVVIEELLLGDELSVLTFCDGYTFKSLPLAQDHKRIFEGDQGPNTGGMGCYAPTNIATKELTERIDKEILEPTISGMRRERQPFRGVLFTGLMITRSGPKVLEYNVRFGDPETQTVLPLLSADTDLADIMLACTRGYLDDCHLKVENRFSATVVLAAGGYPGSYAKGTPMKVQAPKAGSTIFHAGTKLEGGQLKTSGGRVIAINSVGDTLKAAVDASYAALSLGVIDFEGMFFRKDIAHRAFRSPSKEAMTYAQAGVDIQAGNEFVEKIKKAVASTKRPGADAEIGGFGGEIDLAQCGFPDAPVLVGAIDGVGTKLMIAQTMKKHDTVGIDLVAMNVNDLIVQGATPLMFLDYYGCSKLDLASAASFVEGVADGCRQAGCALVGGETAEMPGMYQGEDYDAAGCAVGAVSPSGRLPNKEAMEEGDVLLGLGSHGVHSNGFSLVRRIVQRAGLGYGSAAPWDASKTVGESLLTPTRIYVKSLLRVLDQIKGLAHITGGGLTENVPRMLPQSLAAEIEFGTWDIPHVFGWLKASGNVAPAEMCRTFNAGIGMVIAVESSKADAVVQALSESERVFKIGRLVHRGEGKEGCVIRGLDSWA
- the ale1 gene encoding Lysophospholipid acyltransferase (EggNog:ENOG503NUVY~BUSCO:EOG0926251E~TransMembrane:9 (o23-39i51-74o94-113i125-144o171-190i359-375o381-399i420-443o455-474i)~COG:S), with protein sequence MLQHLHWPFEALAASAGASPDELKIIFSFLLSYPLAGLLKRVPDTKPLRKNLFIICTSVFYLVGLFDLWSGLFTLCLTATGTYCIAKYLRRSPYMPWIGFFFVMGHMSISHIHRQAVDKPSSVDITGAQMVLVMKLSAFCWNVADGQLPPDKLSDLQRDRALPHLPSALDFAAYVLFFPGLLAGPAFDYAEYRRWIDTSMFDVPADIDPAKKPPVRKKRKIPRSGTPAAFKAARGLTWIGLFVALSGRFGHEQLIANSFMRHGLLHRIWIMYMVNLVTRLKYYGVWTLTEGSCILAGLGYNGVDPVTGKVSWNRLQNVDPWMVETAQNPRSYLAGWNINTNNWLRNYVYLRVTPRGKKPGFRASMTTFITSAFWHGFYPGYYMTFVLASLIQTAAKNFRRLVRPFFLDPVTGDPGPNKKYYDAVSFVVTQLTFSFATTPFLVLSFGGSMLAWSRVYFYGFAWTIISLVFFASSGKAKLRGLLEKRQGKASTKLVRSISTESLTGKDPILGISKDPERDVNEAVEEIRAEVEARQRKKTT